Proteins found in one Xenopus laevis strain J_2021 chromosome 1L, Xenopus_laevis_v10.1, whole genome shotgun sequence genomic segment:
- the rasal1.L gene encoding rasGAP-activating-like protein 1 isoform X3, with translation MARNTALYFRLVEGKNLPAKDVSGTSDPYCIVKVDNEVVARTATVWRDLNPFWGEEFTLHLPLGFHTLSFYVMDEDTIGHDDVIGKISLSKDLIASHPRGIDSWVNLSRVDPDEEVQGEIYLELHIMQDQYRSTLHCHVLEARDLAPRDISGTSDPFVRIFCNNQTLETTVIKRTRFPRWNEVLEFDLRGIEELDPSDQMISIEVWDWDMVGKNDFLGRVWFPIEPLHKSPAVTGWFRLLPFGNTEEENGGKLGSLRIKVSLSEERILPSLYYQTLIQLLVESVQSPDQSDCNLLALLEEICSAESRQEVAVKLVKIFLGQGLAVTFLDKLNQREVNQTVDPNTLFRSNSLASKCMEQYMKIVGMPFLHEILKPIINRIFEEKRYVELDPCKIDSNRSRRISFKGSMSEHQILESSLETLRGYLRDIIDAILGSVEQCPSGMRLCFKQLHKRVEEKFPGPVYQDVKYAAISGFLFLRFFAPAILTPKLFHLREHHADPRTARSLLLIAKAVQSIGNLGQQLGYGKEQWMSPLHPFIQQSVGRLRDFLDRLIDMESETECGQISRTLFHPSITIKEGFLHKRKAEAVNLVTRFTFKKRYFWLSSQTLSYSKSPDWQVRSSIPVHRICAVERVDENAFQHSNMMQIISQDSEAQGSHIMYIQCKNVNELNQWLSALRKVSLCNQRLLPTYHPGAYRNAHWTCCLQSDRTVRGCSRTHLAVTLGDWSDPLDPDAEAQVLYRHLLLSKDVLRDKYLENTMNAEKPQSMAVSSPARRLLLAIEDLERAHQAFEKREREDTPIHGHCT, from the exons ATGGCCAGGAATACTGCACTGTACTTCAGGCTAGTGGAAGGCAAGAATCTACCTGCTAAAGATGT GTCGGGCACCAGTGATCCATACTGCATTGTCAAAGTGGATAATGAAGTTGTGGCACG CACAGCCACCGTATGGCGGGACCTGAATCCTTTTTGGGGAGAGGAGTTTACCCTGCACCTTCCTCTAGGCTTCCATACACTATCATTTTATGTGATGGATGAAGACACAATAGG ACATGATGACGTGATTGGCAAGATTTCACTCAGCAAGGACTTAATTGCATCACATCCCAGAG GTATAGACAGCTGGGTTAACCTGAGCCGCGTGGATCCAGATGAGGAAGTCCAAGGGGAGATTTATTTGGAGTTGCATATAATGCAGGACCAGTACAGAAGCACATTGCACTGCCATGTTCTCGAGGCCAG AGATCTTGCACCTCGGGACATCTCTGGCACATCTGACCCTTTTGTCCGGATATTTTGCAACAACCAGACGCTAGAGACAACA gTGATTAAACGAACACGTTTCCCACGATGGAACGAGGTCCTGGAATTTGACCTTAGAGGAATAGAAGAGTTAGATCCCAGTGATCAAATGATCAGTATTGAGGTTTGGGACTGGGACATGGTtggaaaaaatgatttcctgggTCGG GTGTGGTTCCCCATTGAGCCTTTACACAAAAGCCCTGCTGTGACTGGCTGGTTCCGTCTTCTGCCTTTTGGAAACACAGAGGAAGAGAATGG AGGGAAGCTTGGATCCCTGCGTATTAAAGTGAGCCTTTCAGAGGAGAGGATTCTGCCATCACTTTACTATCAGACTCTGATCCAACTTCTTGTAGAGTCTGTCCAATCTCCTGATCAG AGTGACTGCAATTTGCTGGCTCTTCTAGAGGAAATTTGTTCTGCTGAGAGCCGTCAAGAAGTCGCTGTAAAGCTGGTGAAAATTTTCCTGGGACAAGGACTTGCTGTTACCTTCTTGGATAAACTCAACCAGCGAGAGGTGAATCAGACAG tGGATCCAAACACTCTTTTTCGTTCAAACTCCCTTGCATCAAAATGCATGGAACAGTATATGAAG ATAGTGGGAATGCCATTTCTTCATGAAATTCTGAAGCCCATTATTAACAGGATCTTTGAGGAAAAGAGATACGTGGAGCTTGATCCCTGCAAGATCGATTCAAATCGCAGCAG ACGTATATCCTTTAAGGGATCAATGTCTGAGCATCAGATTTTGGAGAGCAGTCTGGAGACATTAAGGGGCTACTTGCGTGACATCATTGATGCCATATTGGGGTCGGTTGAGCAGTGCCCATCAGGCATGCGTCTTTGCTTCAAGCAGCTACACAAAAGGGTGGAAGAGAAATTTCCTGGACCAGTCTACCAG GATGTGAAATATGCGGCCATCAGTGGTTTCCTCTTCCTACGTTTTTTTGCACCTGCTATCCTCACACCCAAACTGTTCCACTTGAGAGAGCACCACGCCGACCCCCGTACTGCACGCTCCCTCCTGTTGATTGCCAAG GCAGTACAGAGTATTGGTAATTTGGGCCAGCAGCTGGGCTATGGGAAAGAACAATGGATGTCCCCTTTGCATCCCTTCATTCAACAGAGTGTAGGTCGTTTGCGGGATTTCTTAGATAGGCTCATAGATATGGAGAGTGAAACAG AGTGTGGTCAGATATCTCGGACACTGTTTCACCCATCAATTACTATAAAGGAAGGCTTTTTACACAAACGGAAAGCTGAAGCTGTCAATTTAGTGACTCGCTTTACCTTCAAGAAAAGATACTTCTGGCTCAGCAGTCAGACTTTGTCCTATTCTAAATCACCAGATTGGCAA GTGCGCTCTTCTATCCCTGTGCATCGGATCTGTGCAGTGGAGAGAGTAGACGAAAATGCTTTCCAGCACTCAAACATGATGCAGATTATCAGCCAGGACAGTGAGGCACAGGGAAGTCACATTATGTATATACAGTGCAAG AATGTAAATGAGTTGAATCAGTGGCTCTCTGCCTTACGAAAGGTCAGTTTGTGTAATCAACGTCTGCTGCCAACCTACCATCCTGGGGCGTATCGCAATGCCCATTGGACATGCTGCCTGCAGTCTGACCGTACAG TGCGTGGGTGTAGTCGAACTCATTTGGCTGTGACTTTGGGGGACTGGAGTGATCCATTGGATCCCGATGCTGAGGCACAGGTTCTTTATCGACACCTACTGCTTTCAAAGGATGTGCTCAG GGATAAATACTTGGAGAACACAATGAATGCAGAAAAGCCACAAT CTATGGCAGTATCCTCCCCTGCAAGACGCCTGTTGTTAGCCATTGAGGATCTAGAAAGAGCTCACCAAGCCTTCGAAAAAAGGGAGAGGGAGGACACTCCTATCCACGGTCACTGTACATAG
- the rasal1.L gene encoding rasGAP-activating-like protein 1 isoform X2 translates to MARNTALYFRLVEGKNLPAKDVSGTSDPYCIVKVDNEVVARTATVWRDLNPFWGEEFTLHLPLGFHTLSFYVMDEDTIGHDDVIGKISLSKDLIASHPRGIDSWVNLSRVDPDEEVQGEIYLELHIMQDQYRSTLHCHVLEARDLAPRDISGTSDPFVRIFCNNQTLETTVIKRTRFPRWNEVLEFDLRGIEELDPSDQMISIEVWDWDMVGKNDFLGRVWFPIEPLHKSPAVTGWFRLLPFGNTEEENGGKLGSLRIKVSLSEERILPSLYYQTLIQLLVESVQSPDQSDCNLLALLEEICSAESRQEVAVKLVKIFLGQGLAVTFLDKLNQREVNQTVDPNTLFRSNSLASKCMEQYMKIVGMPFLHEILKPIINRIFEEKRYVELDPCKIDSNRSRRISFKGSMSEHQILESSLETLRGYLRDIIDAILGSVEQCPSGMRLCFKQLHKRVEEKFPGPVYQDVKYAAISGFLFLRFFAPAILTPKLFHLREHHADPRTARSLLLIAKAVQSIGNLGQQLGYGKEQWMSPLHPFIQQSVGRLRDFLDRLIDMESETECGQISRTLFHPSITIKEGFLHKRKAEAVNLVTRFTFKKRYFWLSSQTLSYSKSPDWQVRSSIPVHRICAVERVDENAFQHSNMMQIISQDSEAQGSHIMYIQCKNVNELNQWLSALRKVSLCNQRLLPTYHPGAYRNAHWTCCLQSDRTVRGCSRTHLAVTLGDWSDPLDPDAEAQVLYRHLLLSKDVLRDKYLENTMNAEKPQCKGHSEKAMAVSSPARRLLLAIEDLERAHQAFEKREREDTPIHGHCT, encoded by the exons ATGGCCAGGAATACTGCACTGTACTTCAGGCTAGTGGAAGGCAAGAATCTACCTGCTAAAGATGT GTCGGGCACCAGTGATCCATACTGCATTGTCAAAGTGGATAATGAAGTTGTGGCACG CACAGCCACCGTATGGCGGGACCTGAATCCTTTTTGGGGAGAGGAGTTTACCCTGCACCTTCCTCTAGGCTTCCATACACTATCATTTTATGTGATGGATGAAGACACAATAGG ACATGATGACGTGATTGGCAAGATTTCACTCAGCAAGGACTTAATTGCATCACATCCCAGAG GTATAGACAGCTGGGTTAACCTGAGCCGCGTGGATCCAGATGAGGAAGTCCAAGGGGAGATTTATTTGGAGTTGCATATAATGCAGGACCAGTACAGAAGCACATTGCACTGCCATGTTCTCGAGGCCAG AGATCTTGCACCTCGGGACATCTCTGGCACATCTGACCCTTTTGTCCGGATATTTTGCAACAACCAGACGCTAGAGACAACA gTGATTAAACGAACACGTTTCCCACGATGGAACGAGGTCCTGGAATTTGACCTTAGAGGAATAGAAGAGTTAGATCCCAGTGATCAAATGATCAGTATTGAGGTTTGGGACTGGGACATGGTtggaaaaaatgatttcctgggTCGG GTGTGGTTCCCCATTGAGCCTTTACACAAAAGCCCTGCTGTGACTGGCTGGTTCCGTCTTCTGCCTTTTGGAAACACAGAGGAAGAGAATGG AGGGAAGCTTGGATCCCTGCGTATTAAAGTGAGCCTTTCAGAGGAGAGGATTCTGCCATCACTTTACTATCAGACTCTGATCCAACTTCTTGTAGAGTCTGTCCAATCTCCTGATCAG AGTGACTGCAATTTGCTGGCTCTTCTAGAGGAAATTTGTTCTGCTGAGAGCCGTCAAGAAGTCGCTGTAAAGCTGGTGAAAATTTTCCTGGGACAAGGACTTGCTGTTACCTTCTTGGATAAACTCAACCAGCGAGAGGTGAATCAGACAG tGGATCCAAACACTCTTTTTCGTTCAAACTCCCTTGCATCAAAATGCATGGAACAGTATATGAAG ATAGTGGGAATGCCATTTCTTCATGAAATTCTGAAGCCCATTATTAACAGGATCTTTGAGGAAAAGAGATACGTGGAGCTTGATCCCTGCAAGATCGATTCAAATCGCAGCAG ACGTATATCCTTTAAGGGATCAATGTCTGAGCATCAGATTTTGGAGAGCAGTCTGGAGACATTAAGGGGCTACTTGCGTGACATCATTGATGCCATATTGGGGTCGGTTGAGCAGTGCCCATCAGGCATGCGTCTTTGCTTCAAGCAGCTACACAAAAGGGTGGAAGAGAAATTTCCTGGACCAGTCTACCAG GATGTGAAATATGCGGCCATCAGTGGTTTCCTCTTCCTACGTTTTTTTGCACCTGCTATCCTCACACCCAAACTGTTCCACTTGAGAGAGCACCACGCCGACCCCCGTACTGCACGCTCCCTCCTGTTGATTGCCAAG GCAGTACAGAGTATTGGTAATTTGGGCCAGCAGCTGGGCTATGGGAAAGAACAATGGATGTCCCCTTTGCATCCCTTCATTCAACAGAGTGTAGGTCGTTTGCGGGATTTCTTAGATAGGCTCATAGATATGGAGAGTGAAACAG AGTGTGGTCAGATATCTCGGACACTGTTTCACCCATCAATTACTATAAAGGAAGGCTTTTTACACAAACGGAAAGCTGAAGCTGTCAATTTAGTGACTCGCTTTACCTTCAAGAAAAGATACTTCTGGCTCAGCAGTCAGACTTTGTCCTATTCTAAATCACCAGATTGGCAA GTGCGCTCTTCTATCCCTGTGCATCGGATCTGTGCAGTGGAGAGAGTAGACGAAAATGCTTTCCAGCACTCAAACATGATGCAGATTATCAGCCAGGACAGTGAGGCACAGGGAAGTCACATTATGTATATACAGTGCAAG AATGTAAATGAGTTGAATCAGTGGCTCTCTGCCTTACGAAAGGTCAGTTTGTGTAATCAACGTCTGCTGCCAACCTACCATCCTGGGGCGTATCGCAATGCCCATTGGACATGCTGCCTGCAGTCTGACCGTACAG TGCGTGGGTGTAGTCGAACTCATTTGGCTGTGACTTTGGGGGACTGGAGTGATCCATTGGATCCCGATGCTGAGGCACAGGTTCTTTATCGACACCTACTGCTTTCAAAGGATGTGCTCAG GGATAAATACTTGGAGAACACAATGAATGCAGAAAAGCCACAATGTAAGGGTCACAGCGAGAAGG CTATGGCAGTATCCTCCCCTGCAAGACGCCTGTTGTTAGCCATTGAGGATCTAGAAAGAGCTCACCAAGCCTTCGAAAAAAGGGAGAGGGAGGACACTCCTATCCACGGTCACTGTACATAG
- the rasal1.L gene encoding rasGAP-activating-like protein 1 isoform X1 — translation MARNTALYFRLVEGKNLPAKDVSGTSDPYCIVKVDNEVVARTATVWRDLNPFWGEEFTLHLPLGFHTLSFYVMDEDTIGHDDVIGKISLSKDLIASHPRGIDSWVNLSRVDPDEEVQGEIYLELHIMQDQYRSTLHCHVLEARDLAPRDISGTSDPFVRIFCNNQTLETTVIKRTRFPRWNEVLEFDLRGIEELDPSDQMISIEVWDWDMVGKNDFLGRVWFPIEPLHKSPAVTGWFRLLPFGNTEEENGGKLGSLRIKVSLSEERILPSLYYQTLIQLLVESVQSPDQSDCNLLALLEEICSAESRQEVAVKLVKIFLGQGLAVTFLDKLNQREVNQTVDPNTLFRSNSLASKCMEQYMKIVGMPFLHEILKPIINRIFEEKRYVELDPCKIDSNRSRRISFKGSMSEHQILESSLETLRGYLRDIIDAILGSVEQCPSGMRLCFKQLHKRVEEKFPGPVYQDVKYAAISGFLFLRFFAPAILTPKLFHLREHHADPRTARSLLLIAKAVQSIGNLGQQLGYGKEQWMSPLHPFIQQSVGRLRDFLDRLIDMESETECGQISRTLFHPSITIKEGFLHKRKAEAVNLVTRFTFKKRYFWLSSQTLSYSKSPDWQVRSSIPVHRICAVERVDENAFQHSNMMQIISQDSEAQGSHIMYIQCKNVNELNQWLSALRKVSLCNQRLLPTYHPGAYRNAHWTCCLQSDRTVRGCSRTHLAVTLGDWSDPLDPDAEAQVLYRHLLLSKDVLRDKYLENTMNAEKPQCKGHSEKGKSIGIDIHCPMIYYIKQYSGPLFCFSYGSILPCKTPVVSH, via the exons ATGGCCAGGAATACTGCACTGTACTTCAGGCTAGTGGAAGGCAAGAATCTACCTGCTAAAGATGT GTCGGGCACCAGTGATCCATACTGCATTGTCAAAGTGGATAATGAAGTTGTGGCACG CACAGCCACCGTATGGCGGGACCTGAATCCTTTTTGGGGAGAGGAGTTTACCCTGCACCTTCCTCTAGGCTTCCATACACTATCATTTTATGTGATGGATGAAGACACAATAGG ACATGATGACGTGATTGGCAAGATTTCACTCAGCAAGGACTTAATTGCATCACATCCCAGAG GTATAGACAGCTGGGTTAACCTGAGCCGCGTGGATCCAGATGAGGAAGTCCAAGGGGAGATTTATTTGGAGTTGCATATAATGCAGGACCAGTACAGAAGCACATTGCACTGCCATGTTCTCGAGGCCAG AGATCTTGCACCTCGGGACATCTCTGGCACATCTGACCCTTTTGTCCGGATATTTTGCAACAACCAGACGCTAGAGACAACA gTGATTAAACGAACACGTTTCCCACGATGGAACGAGGTCCTGGAATTTGACCTTAGAGGAATAGAAGAGTTAGATCCCAGTGATCAAATGATCAGTATTGAGGTTTGGGACTGGGACATGGTtggaaaaaatgatttcctgggTCGG GTGTGGTTCCCCATTGAGCCTTTACACAAAAGCCCTGCTGTGACTGGCTGGTTCCGTCTTCTGCCTTTTGGAAACACAGAGGAAGAGAATGG AGGGAAGCTTGGATCCCTGCGTATTAAAGTGAGCCTTTCAGAGGAGAGGATTCTGCCATCACTTTACTATCAGACTCTGATCCAACTTCTTGTAGAGTCTGTCCAATCTCCTGATCAG AGTGACTGCAATTTGCTGGCTCTTCTAGAGGAAATTTGTTCTGCTGAGAGCCGTCAAGAAGTCGCTGTAAAGCTGGTGAAAATTTTCCTGGGACAAGGACTTGCTGTTACCTTCTTGGATAAACTCAACCAGCGAGAGGTGAATCAGACAG tGGATCCAAACACTCTTTTTCGTTCAAACTCCCTTGCATCAAAATGCATGGAACAGTATATGAAG ATAGTGGGAATGCCATTTCTTCATGAAATTCTGAAGCCCATTATTAACAGGATCTTTGAGGAAAAGAGATACGTGGAGCTTGATCCCTGCAAGATCGATTCAAATCGCAGCAG ACGTATATCCTTTAAGGGATCAATGTCTGAGCATCAGATTTTGGAGAGCAGTCTGGAGACATTAAGGGGCTACTTGCGTGACATCATTGATGCCATATTGGGGTCGGTTGAGCAGTGCCCATCAGGCATGCGTCTTTGCTTCAAGCAGCTACACAAAAGGGTGGAAGAGAAATTTCCTGGACCAGTCTACCAG GATGTGAAATATGCGGCCATCAGTGGTTTCCTCTTCCTACGTTTTTTTGCACCTGCTATCCTCACACCCAAACTGTTCCACTTGAGAGAGCACCACGCCGACCCCCGTACTGCACGCTCCCTCCTGTTGATTGCCAAG GCAGTACAGAGTATTGGTAATTTGGGCCAGCAGCTGGGCTATGGGAAAGAACAATGGATGTCCCCTTTGCATCCCTTCATTCAACAGAGTGTAGGTCGTTTGCGGGATTTCTTAGATAGGCTCATAGATATGGAGAGTGAAACAG AGTGTGGTCAGATATCTCGGACACTGTTTCACCCATCAATTACTATAAAGGAAGGCTTTTTACACAAACGGAAAGCTGAAGCTGTCAATTTAGTGACTCGCTTTACCTTCAAGAAAAGATACTTCTGGCTCAGCAGTCAGACTTTGTCCTATTCTAAATCACCAGATTGGCAA GTGCGCTCTTCTATCCCTGTGCATCGGATCTGTGCAGTGGAGAGAGTAGACGAAAATGCTTTCCAGCACTCAAACATGATGCAGATTATCAGCCAGGACAGTGAGGCACAGGGAAGTCACATTATGTATATACAGTGCAAG AATGTAAATGAGTTGAATCAGTGGCTCTCTGCCTTACGAAAGGTCAGTTTGTGTAATCAACGTCTGCTGCCAACCTACCATCCTGGGGCGTATCGCAATGCCCATTGGACATGCTGCCTGCAGTCTGACCGTACAG TGCGTGGGTGTAGTCGAACTCATTTGGCTGTGACTTTGGGGGACTGGAGTGATCCATTGGATCCCGATGCTGAGGCACAGGTTCTTTATCGACACCTACTGCTTTCAAAGGATGTGCTCAG GGATAAATACTTGGAGAACACAATGAATGCAGAAAAGCCACAATGTAAGGGTCACAGCGAGAAGGGTAAGAGCATTGGTATTGACATTCATTGTCCTATGATTTATTATATCAAGCAATACAGTGGTCCCCTCTTCTGTTTCAGCTATGGCAGTATCCTCCCCTGCAAGACGCCTGTTGTTAGCCATTGA
- the rasal1.L gene encoding rasGAP-activating-like protein 1 isoform X4 yields MARNTALYFRLVEGKNLPAKDVSGTSDPYCIVKVDNEVVARTATVWRDLNPFWGEEFTLHLPLGFHTLSFYVMDEDTIGHDDVIGKISLSKDLIASHPRGIDSWVNLSRVDPDEEVQGEIYLELHIMQDQYRSTLHCHVLEARDLAPRDISGTSDPFVRIFCNNQTLETTVIKRTRFPRWNEVLEFDLRGIEELDPSDQMISIEVWDWDMVGKNDFLGRVWFPIEPLHKSPAVTGWFRLLPFGNTEEENGGKLGSLRIKVSLSEERILPSLYYQTLIQLLVESVQSPDQSDCNLLALLEEICSAESRQEVAVKLVKIFLGQGLAVTFLDKLNQREVNQTVDPNTLFRSNSLASKCMEQYMKIVGMPFLHEILKPIINRIFEEKRYVELDPCKIDSNRSRRISFKGSMSEHQILESSLETLRGYLRDIIDAILGSVEQCPSGMRLCFKQLHKRVEEKFPGPVYQAVQSIGNLGQQLGYGKEQWMSPLHPFIQQSVGRLRDFLDRLIDMESETECGQISRTLFHPSITIKEGFLHKRKAEAVNLVTRFTFKKRYFWLSSQTLSYSKSPDWQVRSSIPVHRICAVERVDENAFQHSNMMQIISQDSEAQGSHIMYIQCKNVNELNQWLSALRKVSLCNQRLLPTYHPGAYRNAHWTCCLQSDRTVRGCSRTHLAVTLGDWSDPLDPDAEAQVLYRHLLLSKDVLRDKYLENTMNAEKPQCKGHSEKGKSIGIDIHCPMIYYIKQYSGPLFCFSYGSILPCKTPVVSH; encoded by the exons ATGGCCAGGAATACTGCACTGTACTTCAGGCTAGTGGAAGGCAAGAATCTACCTGCTAAAGATGT GTCGGGCACCAGTGATCCATACTGCATTGTCAAAGTGGATAATGAAGTTGTGGCACG CACAGCCACCGTATGGCGGGACCTGAATCCTTTTTGGGGAGAGGAGTTTACCCTGCACCTTCCTCTAGGCTTCCATACACTATCATTTTATGTGATGGATGAAGACACAATAGG ACATGATGACGTGATTGGCAAGATTTCACTCAGCAAGGACTTAATTGCATCACATCCCAGAG GTATAGACAGCTGGGTTAACCTGAGCCGCGTGGATCCAGATGAGGAAGTCCAAGGGGAGATTTATTTGGAGTTGCATATAATGCAGGACCAGTACAGAAGCACATTGCACTGCCATGTTCTCGAGGCCAG AGATCTTGCACCTCGGGACATCTCTGGCACATCTGACCCTTTTGTCCGGATATTTTGCAACAACCAGACGCTAGAGACAACA gTGATTAAACGAACACGTTTCCCACGATGGAACGAGGTCCTGGAATTTGACCTTAGAGGAATAGAAGAGTTAGATCCCAGTGATCAAATGATCAGTATTGAGGTTTGGGACTGGGACATGGTtggaaaaaatgatttcctgggTCGG GTGTGGTTCCCCATTGAGCCTTTACACAAAAGCCCTGCTGTGACTGGCTGGTTCCGTCTTCTGCCTTTTGGAAACACAGAGGAAGAGAATGG AGGGAAGCTTGGATCCCTGCGTATTAAAGTGAGCCTTTCAGAGGAGAGGATTCTGCCATCACTTTACTATCAGACTCTGATCCAACTTCTTGTAGAGTCTGTCCAATCTCCTGATCAG AGTGACTGCAATTTGCTGGCTCTTCTAGAGGAAATTTGTTCTGCTGAGAGCCGTCAAGAAGTCGCTGTAAAGCTGGTGAAAATTTTCCTGGGACAAGGACTTGCTGTTACCTTCTTGGATAAACTCAACCAGCGAGAGGTGAATCAGACAG tGGATCCAAACACTCTTTTTCGTTCAAACTCCCTTGCATCAAAATGCATGGAACAGTATATGAAG ATAGTGGGAATGCCATTTCTTCATGAAATTCTGAAGCCCATTATTAACAGGATCTTTGAGGAAAAGAGATACGTGGAGCTTGATCCCTGCAAGATCGATTCAAATCGCAGCAG ACGTATATCCTTTAAGGGATCAATGTCTGAGCATCAGATTTTGGAGAGCAGTCTGGAGACATTAAGGGGCTACTTGCGTGACATCATTGATGCCATATTGGGGTCGGTTGAGCAGTGCCCATCAGGCATGCGTCTTTGCTTCAAGCAGCTACACAAAAGGGTGGAAGAGAAATTTCCTGGACCAGTCTACCAG GCAGTACAGAGTATTGGTAATTTGGGCCAGCAGCTGGGCTATGGGAAAGAACAATGGATGTCCCCTTTGCATCCCTTCATTCAACAGAGTGTAGGTCGTTTGCGGGATTTCTTAGATAGGCTCATAGATATGGAGAGTGAAACAG AGTGTGGTCAGATATCTCGGACACTGTTTCACCCATCAATTACTATAAAGGAAGGCTTTTTACACAAACGGAAAGCTGAAGCTGTCAATTTAGTGACTCGCTTTACCTTCAAGAAAAGATACTTCTGGCTCAGCAGTCAGACTTTGTCCTATTCTAAATCACCAGATTGGCAA GTGCGCTCTTCTATCCCTGTGCATCGGATCTGTGCAGTGGAGAGAGTAGACGAAAATGCTTTCCAGCACTCAAACATGATGCAGATTATCAGCCAGGACAGTGAGGCACAGGGAAGTCACATTATGTATATACAGTGCAAG AATGTAAATGAGTTGAATCAGTGGCTCTCTGCCTTACGAAAGGTCAGTTTGTGTAATCAACGTCTGCTGCCAACCTACCATCCTGGGGCGTATCGCAATGCCCATTGGACATGCTGCCTGCAGTCTGACCGTACAG TGCGTGGGTGTAGTCGAACTCATTTGGCTGTGACTTTGGGGGACTGGAGTGATCCATTGGATCCCGATGCTGAGGCACAGGTTCTTTATCGACACCTACTGCTTTCAAAGGATGTGCTCAG GGATAAATACTTGGAGAACACAATGAATGCAGAAAAGCCACAATGTAAGGGTCACAGCGAGAAGGGTAAGAGCATTGGTATTGACATTCATTGTCCTATGATTTATTATATCAAGCAATACAGTGGTCCCCTCTTCTGTTTCAGCTATGGCAGTATCCTCCCCTGCAAGACGCCTGTTGTTAGCCATTGA